The following nucleotide sequence is from Mytilus galloprovincialis chromosome 12, xbMytGall1.hap1.1, whole genome shotgun sequence.
GATTTTCTGCCCATCTAATACCCGTCCACATTATTTTCCTTACACAAAAGAGAAACAAACAATTCAAATGGTCCCTTTTCACCGTTGTATATAGctattaattttttgaaattctctCACATTGATGTGATACATATTTTAGACAACTACAACGTCATCAACAACTACTGAACGTCCTTTCAAAACTGAAACGTACCCTGACAATGGGTACTGGTATCTATTAGCAGGGATAGTTCTGATGATGAATGCTGTCCTGATAACAAAGCTGTGCATAAGATATTGCAGACCTTGTGCAGAGTAAGTAATAAGATCTCTTATGAGACTCTCAAATAACTTTCAAATGGTTgttaatactagtatatatataacaGACCTCCATTTTGACATACAGAGCACACCGTGatcaaatatatagaaaatatatagtaTAAGACTAATATAAGTATATACATCTTTCAAAGTGTGATCAGGGTGGACTTTATGAAACCTTAGATGAGGTGTACTGTACATTTGGTTTTAAACAAGAGTCTGATATTACAGTCGTatgtgtttttttgtatttttgatgaAACACTGCTTCCAGTTTGCTAAAAGTTTTGTGTATATCAGATCATAGACATATTtaaccgtgacgtcatcaacgtttttttcatgatcAACTCTTTTGAAATGGAATTTATAATTGAATGATAAGAATTTACGTTACTGTTTTTTCTGTCCATAtgaaataacttaaaaaatgTGATGAACACTTTTCAAAACGAGGTAAACGCGCTTTTTAGTGTGCATCccatattttgaatttatttcttcaaaaacagaaaaaaaacataccacaGTAATTCATTAAATATCAGTTATTTTTGTCTGTTGTAGGATTGACAAAAGGACAGAAGCCCAAAAGAGAGCTGATAGAATAAAGGCTGCACAGGAAAGAAAAGCTAAAgtcaaatctgattttttttcgaCAGACGATCCTTGGAGTGTGAATAAGTATCAAAGTAAAAATGTGTCAGAGGTTAGTTAAATAATTTAGTGCTAAAGTATGAGTATTCCTGGAAAGAGGAATAAGGGTACCGTTCAATGAATATAGAAAGAAAGGATTGATTTAAAATGTATTACAAAGATGGAAAAATTAAAACTATTAGTTCAGgtgaagtttaaaatatttaaatatgtcaaCTCGGAAATAAGTCGAGTAACATTTTAATAAAGAAGTAGGTATTTCTTTGAATATTGAAATTAGTTATCAGATATCAAAATTAAGTAGACGCAATTGCATAGTAATTTCCGGATGTCCCATTCTGAAACGACATTCATTATTTGCAAGCacacatagttatcaaaggtacaggcttataatttgatacgacaGATACGTCTATATAAGAACTATCAGTGACGCTGAGATCaatatagttataaagccaaagaagtaaAAGGTGGACCAtgtggaagagcattgaggacacaaagTTCCAAAAAAGTTAATTCAAAAAAGACTAAGGAAATATATGCATACAAGAAAATACTGAAAAGAAAGTTGAAGACAAAACAACATTTTACGTGTAACAAAATCAAAACGTATAAGTAATTGAAAGATATTAaacatttcttttgtttttaattttcctgtaAATTGAaatcagatttatttttaaatttaacatttgACCAATAAATGAAGCTGTTTTGTAATAACAAGCTCAACTAGTAAGATTTTcgatgttttaaaacatttttgcaGAAGCAAGACCCTGCTCCtgcaataaacagaaaaaataaacgTAGTGATGACAAATCAATCAATAGTTCAGACCAAGGAAGCCAAGGCACTACAAACGCTAACAGATCGTCAATGGACTCATTCGATAGTTTAAGTTCTTCAAAGAGTAAGTAGTTAGCGACTTTTTTTTCTTTCGCTACTAGACATACATGCTAAAGTTTTAGTATAAACGTATGTTCGCGAACATCAATATATCAAAGAGAAACAACCTTAAGCTTCATTAAACCTTATAAACAAAAAGATGTCAGCTTTGGATCTACGTACAAACAATGCCTACTGTTGAATTGCTTTTACAgttaacatatatttaaattccaATAGTAGTATCAAGTGCTGGTATCATAATTTGTAAATGTTAAAGGATAGGATAAACTACGTGCATGTAGTCAGTGATTCGGTATTGATATGCTttacaacaaaaagtaaaatcacaaaaatactgaactccgagaaaaatgataaacagaaagtccctaatcaaatggcaaaatcacttaataaaacacatcaaacgaattgcttacaattgtcatattcctaacttggtatggacattttcttatttacaaAATAGTGGATTAAATCCTTACATTTTTCgttaataaattaaacaaaagaataaaaaaactaGCTTTCCAACTACTTCAAGTAAAATTGTCcttatataaatttgacttatgctTTATGTCTTTTTCGGTTACACAACGCCGCGtgtgttttagttttatttgtttccAAATGTTAACGGTTGagagatataagaagatgcgataAGAGTGTCAATTAGACAAGtttcaatccaagtcacaatttgaaaaaagaaaaaccattaaaggtcttgagttaaaaaaaaaagg
It contains:
- the LOC143054999 gene encoding uncharacterized protein LOC143054999 produces the protein MDISVSFNYGQTVILTLSATDGGGLVGYSTLSLIFPETTTTSSTTTERPFKTETYPDNGYWYLLAGIVLMMNAVLITKLCIRYCRPCAEIDKRTEAQKRADRIKAAQERKAKVKSDFFSTDDPWSVNKYQSKNVSEKQDPAPAINRKNKRSDDKSINSSDQGSQGTTNANRSSMDSFDSLSSSKNLFPYNQQSHHIFNPETGRKNKRNVDQKSLW